A stretch of Brassica rapa cultivar Chiifu-401-42 chromosome A08, CAAS_Brap_v3.01, whole genome shotgun sequence DNA encodes these proteins:
- the LOC117127490 gene encoding uncharacterized protein LOC117127490 — translation MAYYLTDGIYPNWSTFIQSIPLHQGPKAELFAQRQESTRKDVERAFGVLQSRFAIVKNPALLWDKEKIGKIMRTCVILHNMIVEDERDGYSLTDTSEFESGESSRGSKVKRRESLHSHNMLGMRNEVRDSGKHDKLKADLVENVWQKFSNE, via the coding sequence ATGGCGTACTACCTTACTGACGGAATTTATCCGAattggtcaacatttatccaatccatcccaCTTCATCAAGGTCCTAAAGCTGAGCTATTTGCTCAACGTCAAGAATCCAccagaaaagatgtcgaacgtGCTTTCGGGGTATTGCAATCGAGGTTTGCAATAGTTAAAAACCCTGCTCTACTATGGGACAAGGAAAAGATAGGGAAAATTATGAGAACTTGTgtcatattgcacaatatgatagtagagGACGAACGAGACGGATACAGTCTTACTGATACATCTGAGTTCGAGTCAGGAGAGTCAAGCAGAGGTTCGAAGGTCAAAAGGAGAGAAAGTTTGCATTCACATAATATGCTAGGCATGCGCAATGAAGTTCGGGATTCAGGGAAACATGATAAGTTGAAAGCTGATTTAGTTGAAAATGTATGGCAAAAATTTAGTAATGAATAA
- the LOC117127174 gene encoding uncharacterized protein LOC117127174 gives MTSSESDGVDEAFEDMFDEEFDNIIDSLVDVQTNKPKKRAYIERDREQGHIQLWNDYFHENPTYPPVMFRRRFRMNKPLFLRIVDCLTTEVPYFQQRRNAHGRYGLSPLQKCTAAICMLAYGQSGDTYDEYLRLGESTALLCLEHFTNGIVQLFGDEYLRTPTPEDLQRLLDIGEKRGFPGMIGSIDCMHWQWKNCPTAWRGQYTRGSGKPTIVLEAVAS, from the coding sequence ATGACATCCTCAGAGTCAGATGGCGTTGATGAAGCCTTTGAAGATATGTTTGACGAAGAATTTGATAATATCATCGACTCCCTAGTAGATGTTCAAACCAACAAGCCCAAAAAAAGAGCTTATATTGAAAGAGATCGGGAACAAGGACACATTCAACTATGGAACGACTATTTCCACGAAAATCCCACTTACCCGCCGGTGATGTTTAGGCGgcgttttcgaatgaacaaaCCCTTGTTCCTCCGCATTGTTGATTGCCTTACTACTGAAGTTCCATACTTTCAGCAAAGAAGAAATGCTCACGGCAGGTACGGCCTATCACCACTTCAAAAATGTACTGCAGCTATATGTATGCTCGCATATGGTCAATCTGGAGATACGTATGACGAATATCTTCGACTTGGTGAAAGTACTGCACTTTTATGTTTAGAACATTTCACTAATGGGATAGTACAATTGTTTGGAGATGAGTATCTAAGAACACCAACACCGGAAGATCTTCAACGATTACTCGACATTGGCGAGAAGCGCGGGTTTCCCGGGATGATAGGCAGCATTGATTGTATGCATTGGCAGTGGAAAAACTGTCCAACGGCTTGGAGAGGCCAATACACCCGTGGTTCAGGAAAACCAACAATTGTCTTAGAGGCTGTGGCATCataa